One stretch of Paenibacillus sp. AN1007 DNA includes these proteins:
- a CDS encoding DHH family phosphoesterase — MPKFLKKRWHGYYTVWAFILLLLLVMFVTIYNWTLGLISLIMASALGIVMIKAELAFRRELNDYINGLTIRIKRMEGEAVSMLPFGIVLYSEDRTVEWHNRFVAEMFHEKTVVGSSLPNLFPNLPQPKEKKDKDGSKEPSSKEFHDEFQLDDRYYGVIHNPQERYVYVYEITELAVLRDKYENERIALGILVLDNLDEAAQGMDDQQRTALIARVTSEITAWAKQYGVYLRRLSSDRYLMMLNHKALQELEQSRFVILDEVREMTADLKVPMTLSIGLAFGSDSISEMGELAQSSLDMALGRGGDQAAVKSGQRLSFYGGKSNAVEKRTRVRARVIAHALRDLMQESDRVLIMGHKMPDMDAIGASIGVWKAASLYNVEARIVLDGVNPSIERLMEQVHKDERLTKAFVSPEQATQMMTEHTLLVVVDTHKASMTMEPKLVQAATRVVVVDHHRRGEEFINDAVLIYLEPYASSAAELVTELLQYIHEKVQFTPLEATALLAGITLDTKHFALHTGSRTFEAAGFLRRSGADTIMVQRLMKEDLSEYIAKAEIIKHAKMVYGNIALAVTDPGSRISQMMIAQVADTLLNMTDVAASFVISERTDGLIGISARSLGRMNVQVVMERLGGGGHLTNAAVQLEGTLGEAEKRLMNVLAEIEKEEGLFE, encoded by the coding sequence ATGCCTAAATTTCTGAAGAAACGCTGGCACGGCTATTATACCGTATGGGCGTTCATACTGCTGCTGCTGCTCGTGATGTTTGTAACCATCTATAACTGGACGCTTGGTTTGATTAGTCTGATAATGGCTTCGGCGCTGGGGATCGTCATGATTAAGGCAGAACTTGCGTTCCGCCGGGAGCTTAACGATTACATTAACGGCCTCACCATTCGTATCAAACGTATGGAGGGAGAAGCAGTCAGCATGCTTCCATTCGGAATTGTGCTGTACAGCGAGGATCGTACGGTAGAGTGGCATAACCGCTTCGTTGCAGAGATGTTTCATGAGAAAACAGTGGTTGGCAGTTCACTGCCTAATCTGTTTCCCAATCTCCCCCAACCGAAGGAGAAGAAGGATAAGGACGGGTCAAAGGAACCTTCATCCAAGGAGTTTCATGATGAATTTCAACTAGATGATCGGTATTATGGTGTCATTCACAACCCGCAGGAACGCTATGTATATGTGTACGAAATTACAGAGCTGGCTGTGCTGCGGGACAAATATGAAAATGAACGCATTGCGCTGGGTATTCTCGTTCTGGATAATCTGGACGAGGCAGCCCAAGGCATGGATGACCAGCAGCGTACGGCACTGATTGCAAGAGTCACCAGTGAAATTACAGCTTGGGCAAAACAGTATGGAGTATATCTGCGCCGTCTTTCATCCGATCGCTACTTGATGATGCTCAACCATAAAGCGCTGCAGGAACTCGAACAGAGCCGATTTGTCATTCTGGATGAAGTTCGGGAGATGACGGCAGATCTGAAAGTGCCAATGACATTGAGCATCGGACTTGCATTTGGTTCGGACAGCATCAGTGAGATGGGAGAGCTGGCACAGTCAAGTCTGGACATGGCCCTAGGACGAGGCGGGGATCAGGCGGCTGTGAAGTCGGGCCAGCGCTTATCTTTTTATGGCGGAAAGTCAAATGCGGTGGAGAAACGTACCCGGGTTAGAGCCAGGGTTATCGCACATGCACTGCGCGACCTGATGCAGGAAAGTGACCGAGTACTCATTATGGGGCACAAAATGCCGGATATGGACGCGATTGGTGCATCCATAGGGGTCTGGAAGGCCGCGAGTCTGTATAACGTTGAGGCCCGGATTGTGCTGGACGGGGTGAATCCGTCTATTGAACGGTTAATGGAACAGGTGCACAAAGACGAGAGGCTTACGAAAGCTTTTGTCTCGCCAGAGCAGGCCACTCAGATGATGACAGAGCACACCCTGCTGGTGGTTGTAGATACGCATAAAGCGTCTATGACGATGGAACCTAAACTTGTTCAGGCTGCAACCCGAGTGGTTGTAGTCGATCACCATCGTCGGGGCGAAGAATTTATTAATGACGCGGTACTGATTTATCTGGAGCCTTACGCGTCATCTGCAGCTGAACTTGTGACAGAGCTTCTGCAGTATATTCACGAGAAGGTGCAGTTTACTCCGCTTGAGGCAACGGCGCTGCTTGCTGGCATAACACTGGATACGAAGCATTTTGCGCTGCATACCGGCTCCAGAACGTTCGAAGCAGCAGGCTTCCTTCGGCGCAGTGGTGCAGACACCATTATGGTCCAGCGATTGATGAAAGAGGATTTGTCAGAATATATTGCTAAGGCAGAAATCATAAAGCATGCTAAAATGGTATATGGGAACATTGCGCTGGCGGTCACAGACCCCGGTAGCAGAATTTCACAGATGATGATCGCCCAGGTGGCGGACACATTGTTAAACATGACCGACGTGGCTGCTTCATTTGTCATTAGTGAGCGCACGGATGGACTGATTGGCATCAGTGCGAGATCACTGGGGCGCATGAATGTTCAGGTGGTCATGGAACGGCTTGGCGGCGGCGGCCATCTAACTAATGCTGCTGTACAGCTTGAAGGAACGCTGGGAGAAGCGGAGAAACGGCTGATGAACGTTCTGGCTGAAATCGAAAAGGAAGAGGGGTTGTTCGAATGA
- the rplI gene encoding 50S ribosomal protein L9, with protein MKVIFIKDMKGQGKKGQVKEVSEGYAQNFLLPRGIVRLATEGNMKTLDNQNAAEERRKQEEKAEAEVLAKKLEAEVTELKAKSGEGGRLFGAITSKQIAEALSKKGLKVDKRKIELDEPIRTLGVTQVTVKVHPEVKAALKVQVTEE; from the coding sequence ATGAAAGTCATTTTTATAAAAGATATGAAGGGTCAAGGCAAGAAAGGGCAGGTAAAGGAAGTATCTGAAGGGTACGCTCAGAACTTCCTGCTGCCGCGGGGAATTGTACGTCTGGCAACCGAAGGCAACATGAAGACACTCGATAACCAGAATGCTGCGGAAGAAAGACGCAAACAGGAAGAAAAGGCTGAAGCAGAAGTTCTAGCGAAAAAGCTGGAAGCGGAAGTGACAGAGTTGAAAGCAAAATCCGGCGAAGGCGGCCGTTTGTTCGGTGCAATTACAAGTAAACAAATTGCTGAAGCTTTGTCTAAAAAGGGCTTGAAAGTAGACAAACGCAAAATCGAGCTGGATGAGCCGATCCGTACACTTGGTGTTACACAAGTGACAGTCAAGGTTCACCCTGAAGTGAAAGCTGCTCTGAAGGTACAGGTAACGGAGGAGTAA
- the dnaB gene encoding replicative DNA helicase, with protein sequence MGGEMLFDRIPPQNLEAEQAVLGAILLQGEALITAMERVQTEDFYDKPHQLIYEAMIQLGEENQPIDLVTLTSRLKDKGELEDIGGVSYLAKLAHGVPTAANVDYYAQIIEEKSMLRRLIRTATQIVSEGYTGGEDVAAMLGEAERRILEISNRRSSSGFIAIQDVLMEVFDKVETLHQNRGTTTGIPSGFIDLDKMTAGFQRSDLIIVAARPSVGKTAFALNIAQNVGIRAQETVAIFSLEMSAAQLVQRMICAEANLDAGVLRTGEFKGDEDWQKLTMGIAALNEANIYIDDTPGITVADIRAKCRRLKKEKGLGMILIDYLQLISGRGKAGENRQQEVSEISRTLKQIGRELEVPVIALSQLSRGVEQRQDKRPMMSDLRESGSIEQDADIVAFLYRDDYYNQETEKKNIIEIIIAKQRNGPVGTVELVFLKNFNKFVNYERAHNDAFAM encoded by the coding sequence ATGGGCGGCGAAATGTTATTCGACCGGATTCCCCCGCAGAACCTGGAAGCCGAACAGGCAGTGCTGGGTGCAATCCTACTGCAGGGCGAAGCCCTGATTACAGCGATGGAACGGGTGCAAACCGAGGATTTCTACGATAAGCCCCATCAACTGATCTATGAAGCAATGATCCAGCTGGGTGAGGAAAATCAACCGATTGACCTTGTTACGCTGACATCGCGTCTGAAGGATAAAGGTGAGCTGGAAGACATTGGTGGCGTCAGCTACCTTGCCAAGCTAGCACACGGTGTGCCTACAGCAGCCAATGTGGATTATTATGCACAGATTATTGAAGAAAAATCGATGCTTCGTCGTCTGATCCGTACAGCAACACAGATTGTGAGTGAAGGATACACAGGCGGAGAAGACGTGGCAGCCATGCTCGGCGAAGCGGAACGACGCATACTGGAGATTTCCAACCGGCGTTCCAGCAGCGGCTTTATCGCCATCCAGGACGTACTCATGGAAGTGTTCGATAAAGTTGAAACGCTGCATCAAAACCGAGGAACTACGACCGGGATTCCATCGGGCTTTATTGACTTGGACAAGATGACCGCCGGATTTCAGCGCAGTGACTTGATCATTGTAGCTGCGCGTCCATCCGTAGGTAAGACAGCCTTCGCTTTGAACATCGCTCAGAACGTAGGCATTCGTGCACAGGAAACGGTCGCTATCTTTAGTCTCGAGATGTCCGCAGCACAGCTTGTGCAGCGTATGATCTGTGCGGAAGCCAATCTGGATGCGGGAGTTCTTCGTACTGGGGAATTCAAAGGAGACGAGGACTGGCAGAAGCTGACGATGGGTATTGCTGCTCTCAACGAAGCCAATATCTATATCGATGATACGCCTGGTATTACGGTGGCAGATATTCGTGCGAAATGCCGTCGTCTCAAAAAGGAGAAGGGCCTCGGCATGATCCTGATTGACTATCTCCAATTGATCAGTGGACGCGGCAAAGCCGGGGAGAACCGTCAGCAAGAGGTATCCGAGATTTCACGTACACTGAAACAAATTGGCCGGGAACTGGAAGTTCCGGTTATCGCTCTGTCCCAGCTCAGCCGGGGTGTAGAGCAGCGTCAGGACAAACGTCCGATGATGAGTGACTTGCGGGAATCGGGTTCGATTGAGCAGGATGCGGATATCGTGGCGTTCCTGTACCGGGATGACTACTATAACCAGGAAACCGAGAAAAAGAACATTATCGAGATCATTATCGCCAAGCAGCGTAATGGTCCGGTAGGAACGGTAGAGCTGGTCTTCCTTAAAAACTTTAACAAATTCGTCAACTATGAGAGGGCGCATAATGATGCCTTTGCGATGTAA
- a CDS encoding adenylosuccinate synthase produces the protein MSTVVVVGTQWGDEGKGKITDYLAESADVVARYQGGNNAGHTILIDNKKYKLTMIPSGIFYTDKACVIGNGMVINPKALIEEINYIHDNGFTTKNLSISERAHIILPYHMVLDALEEESKGPNKIGTTGKGIGPCYMDKSARIGIRMVDLMDAEDFELKLRHLVKEKNRVIEQVYNGTPVDVEEILKDYLGYAEVLRPYVKDTSVVLNDAIDENKKVLFEGAQGVMLDLDQGTYPYVTSSNPSAGGVCIGSGVGPARIQQVIGVAKAYTTRVGDGPFPTELHDAIGDQIRETGHEYGTVTGRPRRVGWFDSVVVRHARRVSGITGLSLNSLDVMTGLETVKICTGYKFRGEVITHYPASLKMLAECEAVYEEMPGWSEDITGAKKLEDLPANTQNYVKRVSELTGIPIAIFSVGRNREQTNPVLPIYV, from the coding sequence ATGTCAACGGTAGTTGTAGTGGGAACGCAATGGGGAGACGAAGGTAAAGGTAAGATTACGGATTATTTGGCGGAAAGCGCAGATGTGGTTGCTCGTTACCAAGGTGGTAACAATGCAGGCCATACGATCCTGATCGACAATAAAAAATATAAATTGACGATGATTCCATCGGGTATCTTTTACACGGACAAAGCCTGTGTCATTGGTAACGGTATGGTGATCAACCCGAAGGCACTTATTGAAGAAATTAATTATATTCATGATAATGGCTTTACAACGAAAAACCTGTCCATCAGTGAACGTGCACACATCATTCTGCCATATCACATGGTCCTGGATGCACTGGAGGAAGAGAGCAAAGGTCCAAACAAAATCGGTACAACCGGCAAAGGGATTGGCCCTTGTTACATGGACAAATCTGCACGGATCGGTATCCGTATGGTAGATCTGATGGATGCAGAAGATTTCGAATTGAAACTGCGTCATCTGGTTAAAGAGAAAAATCGTGTCATTGAGCAGGTGTACAACGGCACGCCAGTGGATGTAGAAGAGATTCTGAAGGATTACCTCGGCTATGCAGAAGTCCTTCGCCCTTATGTGAAGGACACATCCGTTGTGCTGAATGATGCTATTGATGAGAACAAAAAAGTGCTGTTTGAAGGTGCACAGGGCGTAATGCTGGACCTTGACCAAGGTACGTATCCTTATGTTACATCATCCAACCCGTCAGCTGGCGGTGTATGTATCGGTTCAGGTGTTGGTCCGGCTCGTATTCAACAAGTGATCGGAGTAGCCAAAGCTTACACAACACGTGTCGGTGATGGTCCATTCCCGACAGAACTGCATGATGCGATTGGCGACCAGATCCGTGAGACGGGTCATGAGTACGGAACAGTAACCGGGCGTCCACGCCGTGTGGGCTGGTTTGACAGTGTTGTTGTTCGTCATGCTCGCCGCGTGAGCGGTATTACAGGTCTGTCTCTGAACTCGTTGGACGTTATGACAGGTCTTGAGACAGTGAAAATCTGCACAGGTTACAAATTCCGGGGCGAGGTTATTACTCACTATCCCGCAAGCCTGAAAATGCTGGCCGAGTGTGAAGCGGTATATGAAGAAATGCCTGGTTGGAGCGAAGATATTACAGGAGCGAAGAAGCTGGAGGATCTTCCAGCGAATACGCAAAACTATGTAAAACGTGTATCCGAGCTGACAGGCATTCCGATTGCCATCTTCTCTGTAGGTCGTAACCGTGAGCAGACAAATCCGGTTTTGCCGATCTATGTATAA